Proteins from a genomic interval of Acetobacterium woodii DSM 1030:
- the lysS gene encoding lysine--tRNA ligase → MTTENINELLEIRRDKLKNLQEAGKNPFEQTSYKVNALAKKIEEAYDDYEEKEVSIAGRIMSKRGQGKVSFYDLQDSSGRIQLFLKKDNLPDMYDEIKTYDIGDIIGVKGAVFKTKMGQISVRVSDLTLLSKSLQILPEKYHGLKDMELRYRQRYVDLIVNPEVKDVFKKRSLIMRKIREFYDARDFIEVETPVLSNLAGGANARPFITHHNALDIPLYCRIALELPLKRLIVGGFDKVYEMSRVFRNEGMDATHNPEFTLLESYEAYANYDDLMRMIEELYSFLAKEVNQSETVIYGDKEISLAAPFKKARMVDLVKEHTNVDFDVMTDVEVARAAAKELHVDVDGKNSVGEIMAEVFDEFVEEKLIQPTFVTMHPVEISPLAKKDPQDPRYTERFELYINGAECANAFSELNDPIDQKDRFMSQVQKKTDGDDEAHPFDADFINALEVGLPPTGGLGIGIDRLVMLFTNQHSIRDVILFPTMKPID, encoded by the coding sequence TTGACGACTGAAAATATAAATGAGCTTCTTGAGATAAGAAGAGATAAACTGAAAAATTTGCAAGAAGCAGGGAAAAATCCTTTCGAGCAAACGAGTTATAAGGTTAATGCCTTAGCTAAAAAAATTGAAGAAGCTTATGATGATTACGAAGAAAAAGAAGTAAGCATAGCAGGACGGATCATGTCCAAAAGAGGTCAAGGGAAAGTATCGTTTTATGATCTCCAAGATTCTTCCGGCCGCATTCAATTATTTTTAAAAAAAGATAACCTGCCCGATATGTATGATGAAATCAAGACCTATGATATCGGTGATATTATTGGGGTTAAAGGTGCAGTTTTTAAAACAAAAATGGGCCAGATATCGGTTAGAGTTTCGGACTTGACATTGTTAAGCAAATCATTGCAGATTCTACCGGAAAAATATCATGGACTTAAAGATATGGAACTGCGTTATCGTCAGCGTTATGTTGATCTCATTGTTAATCCGGAAGTAAAAGATGTTTTCAAAAAACGTTCGTTGATCATGCGAAAAATACGCGAATTTTATGATGCCCGTGATTTTATCGAAGTTGAAACGCCAGTGCTTTCCAATTTAGCGGGGGGAGCGAACGCCCGTCCTTTTATTACACATCATAATGCCTTAGACATCCCATTATATTGTAGAATCGCCTTGGAACTGCCGCTTAAACGGTTGATCGTGGGTGGTTTTGACAAAGTTTATGAAATGAGTCGGGTCTTCCGAAACGAAGGGATGGATGCAACGCATAACCCGGAATTTACATTGTTGGAATCATATGAAGCATATGCCAACTATGATGATCTGATGAGAATGATCGAAGAGCTTTATAGCTTCCTGGCAAAAGAAGTTAATCAATCCGAAACCGTTATTTATGGCGATAAAGAAATCAGTCTGGCAGCACCATTTAAAAAAGCGCGTATGGTGGATCTTGTTAAAGAACACACTAACGTGGATTTTGATGTGATGACCGATGTGGAAGTTGCCCGGGCAGCAGCGAAGGAACTACATGTTGATGTGGATGGTAAAAACAGTGTTGGCGAAATTATGGCGGAAGTCTTTGACGAATTTGTTGAAGAGAAGCTTATTCAACCAACGTTTGTCACTATGCACCCGGTTGAAATTTCGCCATTAGCTAAAAAAGATCCTCAAGATCCACGCTATACAGAACGTTTTGAATTGTACATAAATGGAGCAGAATGTGCCAACGCTTTCTCGGAACTGAATGACCCTATTGATCAAAAAGATCGATTTATGTCTCAGGTGCAGAAAAAAACCGACGGTGATGATGAAGCCCATCCATTTGATGCTGACTTTATTAATGCCCTGGAAGTTGGTTTACCACCAACTGGCGGTTTGGGAATTGGAATTGATCGATTGGTGATGTTATTTACCAACCAGCATAGTATTCGCGATGTTATTTTATTCCCAACAATGAAACCAATTGATTAA
- a CDS encoding LytTR family DNA-binding domain-containing protein produces the protein MRLKLIQNKNQDEVEVQIIYSEMNNTVKTLIDKIKTSQSKLIGYRDNEKMVIKAEEILYIESVDKKTFLYCNNAVYQSQLKLYQVREVLKNLNFAQISKSCILNIDMLISIRPLANSRMEAVIISGERLNVNRKFIPQIKEMLKKERADINETDY, from the coding sequence TTGCGGTTAAAACTGATCCAAAATAAAAATCAAGATGAAGTTGAAGTTCAAATAATTTATTCGGAAATGAATAATACGGTTAAAACTCTAATTGATAAAATAAAAACGTCGCAAAGTAAATTGATTGGATACCGAGATAACGAGAAAATGGTTATAAAAGCGGAGGAAATTTTATACATTGAAAGTGTTGATAAAAAAACATTTTTGTATTGTAATAACGCCGTTTATCAATCACAACTCAAATTATATCAAGTGCGGGAAGTTCTAAAAAATTTAAATTTTGCCCAAATTAGTAAGTCATGCATATTGAATATTGATATGCTGATCAGCATTCGACCACTTGCTAATAGTCGAATGGAAGCCGTTATTATCAGTGGCGAGCGACTCAATGTAAATCGCAAATTTATTCCCCAAATAAAAGAAATGCTAAAAAAGGAAAGGGCTGATATTAATGAAACGGATTATTAG
- a CDS encoding DUF3021 family protein, translating to MKRIIRNALITTALILLTIAIWGYFLGAESIYITTVMQVALIAVAIQGIREMLKKIEIPHLMLEKTIEFLCIAALIWVSSFIFDWVASFSLKVLLMITLIVYVVFYLLDRVKTANDIEEINQLLKDSDKRK from the coding sequence ATGAAACGGATTATTAGAAACGCTTTAATTACGACTGCGTTGATTCTTTTAACTATTGCGATTTGGGGATATTTTCTGGGGGCAGAAAGCATTTATATTACGACCGTAATGCAAGTCGCTTTGATTGCGGTCGCGATTCAAGGAATTAGAGAAATGTTAAAAAAGATTGAGATACCACATTTAATGTTGGAGAAAACGATCGAATTTTTATGTATTGCGGCATTAATTTGGGTTAGTTCATTTATCTTTGATTGGGTGGCTTCTTTTTCGCTTAAGGTCTTACTGATGATAACATTAATTGTTTATGTGGTTTTTTATCTTTTAGATCGAGTTAAGACGGCAAACGATATTGAAGAGATTAATCAGCTTTTAAAAGATTCGGATAAACGTAAGTAA
- the greA gene encoding transcription elongation factor GreA — protein MSVNGKELIITADGFDKIKKELEYLKTVKRHEVADRIKTAREFGDLSENAEYDEAKNEQGFVEGRISELEHKMKIAVVIDDADIHTEDVGVGSVVKIRNSAMDLIAEYKIVGSAESDPKNNRISNESPIGSALLGAKVGESVKVQIPDGEAIYQILEIRR, from the coding sequence ATGAGCGTAAATGGAAAAGAATTAATTATCACCGCAGATGGTTTTGATAAAATAAAAAAGGAACTGGAATATTTAAAAACAGTGAAGCGTCATGAAGTCGCGGATCGCATCAAAACAGCCAGAGAATTTGGTGACTTAAGTGAAAATGCCGAATATGATGAAGCGAAAAATGAGCAGGGATTCGTGGAAGGTCGGATATCTGAACTTGAACACAAGATGAAGATCGCGGTTGTTATCGATGATGCTGATATTCACACCGAAGATGTCGGGGTCGGCAGTGTGGTAAAAATTAGAAATTCAGCAATGGACTTGATTGCTGAGTATAAAATTGTTGGTTCGGCGGAGTCTGATCCGAAAAACAATCGTATCTCCAATGAGTCGCCGATTGGTTCAGCTTTGCTCGGGGCAAAGGTCGGCGAGTCAGTAAAAGTCCAAATTCCTGATGGCGAAGCGATTTATCAAATTTTAGAAATTCGTAGATAG
- a CDS encoding CPBP family intramembrane glutamic endopeptidase, with the protein MKIINYDTNKKLVLFFTLTLLWTWFCGFMPVILGIVGTPLGTFLFYFGGGAPTVVGLTMVFITYPIEARKDYFKRCFSIKRMGIKWPLRTVLFFMLIALIGLLISRIMGMTSPGMNWIKIILQTPYMIPVLLFFSIISGPLNEEFGWRGYALDKLLIRFNFFGASLILGFIWAIWHLAWYFTPGQAQYEMLQSSVLEALLFIPAVILLSFVVTFVYINTQRSILAGSFVHLTSNFFAANY; encoded by the coding sequence ATGAAGATAATAAATTACGACACAAACAAAAAGCTGGTGTTATTTTTCACGTTAACGTTATTGTGGACGTGGTTTTGTGGTTTTATGCCTGTTATATTAGGGATTGTTGGAACGCCATTAGGAACATTCCTTTTTTATTTTGGCGGTGGAGCACCAACGGTAGTGGGATTAACGATGGTTTTTATAACTTATCCCATTGAGGCACGAAAAGATTATTTTAAGCGCTGTTTTAGTATAAAACGTATGGGTATCAAGTGGCCATTAAGGACGGTCCTTTTTTTTATGCTCATTGCGCTTATTGGCTTGCTCATTTCGCGGATAATGGGGATGACATCACCTGGTATGAATTGGATTAAAATCATCTTGCAGACACCGTATATGATTCCCGTACTTTTATTTTTTAGTATCATCTCCGGTCCGCTTAATGAAGAATTTGGCTGGCGCGGTTATGCACTTGATAAACTGTTAATTCGGTTTAATTTTTTTGGCGCGTCACTAATATTAGGTTTTATTTGGGCTATTTGGCATTTAGCATGGTATTTCACGCCGGGGCAAGCACAATATGAAATGCTTCAAAGTTCGGTGTTAGAAGCTTTGTTATTTATACCAGCAGTAATATTACTTAGTTTTGTGGTAACCTTTGTTTATATCAATACGCAGCGGAGTATACTGGCTGGATCATTTGTGCATCTGACGAGCAATTTTTTTGCAGCCAATTATTAG
- the serS gene encoding serine--tRNA ligase, with amino-acid sequence MLDIKRIRENKEEVQNGLDKRGQYDLTEVTALDEKRREMLGKVEEMKSRQNIVSKKIPELKKENKDCSEIFAEMKELSNKIKDLDVEVKTIDDEIRIKLLNFPNVPNPQVKVGKDDSDNVEIRKWGEPRNFDFDIKAHWDIGVDLDILDFERAVKITGARFSMFKGEGARLERALIDFMLRVHCQEHHYTEISPPFMVNRDSMTGTGQLPKFEEDAFHLPSKDFFLVPTAEVPVTNIYRDEILGEEELPKYFTAYTPCFRQEAGSAGRDTRGLIRNHQFDKVEMVKFVHPDRSYEELESLTNNAEQILQLLEIPYRVVELCTGDLGFSSAKTYDIEVWMPSYNRYVEISSCSNFEDYQARRANIRFRDAETKKTRYLHTLNGSGLAVGRTFAAILENYQQADGSVKIPEKLVHYMWGKTVIGK; translated from the coding sequence ATGCTCGATATAAAGCGCATAAGGGAAAATAAAGAAGAAGTCCAGAACGGTTTGGATAAACGGGGTCAATATGATTTAACCGAAGTGACAGCTTTGGATGAAAAACGCCGGGAAATGCTGGGTAAGGTTGAGGAAATGAAAAGTCGCCAGAATATTGTTTCCAAAAAAATCCCGGAGTTGAAAAAAGAAAATAAAGACTGTTCCGAAATTTTTGCAGAGATGAAAGAACTTTCAAATAAAATTAAAGATCTGGATGTGGAAGTCAAAACAATTGATGATGAAATCAGAATTAAACTGCTGAATTTTCCGAATGTACCCAATCCACAGGTAAAAGTCGGAAAAGATGATTCGGATAATGTTGAAATAAGAAAATGGGGAGAACCCAGAAATTTTGATTTTGACATTAAAGCGCATTGGGATATTGGTGTCGATCTTGATATTCTTGATTTTGAGCGGGCCGTCAAAATTACCGGCGCCCGATTTAGCATGTTTAAAGGAGAGGGGGCTCGACTTGAACGCGCACTGATTGATTTCATGTTACGAGTCCATTGTCAAGAACACCATTATACTGAAATCTCACCACCATTTATGGTAAATCGTGATAGTATGACAGGAACCGGCCAATTGCCAAAGTTTGAAGAAGACGCATTTCATTTGCCAAGTAAAGACTTTTTTCTGGTACCAACGGCGGAAGTGCCAGTAACTAATATTTACCGGGATGAGATTTTAGGCGAAGAGGAATTACCTAAATACTTTACTGCGTACACCCCATGTTTTAGACAAGAAGCAGGTTCTGCCGGCAGAGATACGCGTGGGTTGATCCGTAATCATCAGTTTGATAAGGTTGAGATGGTTAAATTTGTTCATCCAGATCGGTCTTACGAAGAATTGGAATCTTTAACGAATAATGCTGAACAGATTTTACAACTTTTAGAAATCCCTTACCGCGTAGTTGAGTTGTGTACCGGTGATCTTGGTTTTAGTTCGGCCAAAACATATGATATTGAAGTTTGGATGCCGAGTTATAATCGTTATGTTGAAATCAGTTCCTGTTCGAATTTTGAGGATTATCAGGCCCGACGGGCCAATATCCGCTTTAGAGATGCCGAAACGAAAAAAACGCGCTATTTACATACCCTTAATGGTTCGGGACTAGCTGTAGGAAGAACCTTTGCCGCAATTTTAGAAAATTATCAGCAAGCTGATGGTTCTGTCAAGATACCAGAAAAGTTGGTGCATTATATGTGGGGCAAAACAGTGATTGGTAAGTAG